A genomic stretch from Limanda limanda chromosome 11, fLimLim1.1, whole genome shotgun sequence includes:
- the gapdhs gene encoding glyceraldehyde-3-phosphate dehydrogenase 2, protein MSDLCVGINGFGRIGRLVLRACLEKGIKVVAINDPFIDLQYMVYMFKYDSTHGRHKGEVSHEDGKLIVDGNSISVFQSMKPAEIPWGSAGAKYVVESTGVFLSVEKASLHLQGGAKRVVVSAPSPDAPMFVMGVNEDKYDPSSMTIVSNASCTTNCLAPLAKVINDSFGIEEALMTTVHAYTATQKTVDGPSAKAWRDGRGAHQNIIPASTGAAKAVGKVIPELNGKLTGMAFRVPVADVSVVDLTCRLSKPASYSAIKEAVKKAAHGPMKGVLGYTEDQVVSSDFIGDTHSSIFDAGAGIALNDNFVKLISWYDNEFGYSHRVADLLLYMHSKE, encoded by the exons ATGTCAGACCTTTGTGTTGGAATCAATGG ATTCGGTCGTATCGGCCGTCTGGTCCTGAGGGCTTGCCTTGAGAAGGGCATTAAGGTTGTGGCCATCAATGATCCCTTCATTGACTTGCAGTACATG GTCTACATGTTCAAGTATGACTCCACCCACGGCCGTCACAAGGGTGAGGTCTCCCACGAGGATGGCAAGCTCATCGTCGATGGCAACTCCATCTCTGTCTTCCAATC TATGAAGCCAGCAGAGATCCCCTGGGGCAGCGCTGGAGCCAAGTATGTTGTGGAGTCCACCGGAGTCTTCCTCAGTGTGGAGAAGGCCTCT CTTCACCTCCAGGGTGGAGCCAAGCGTGTGGTTGTGTCCGCCCCCTCACCTGATGCTCCAATGTTTGTCATGGGAGTTAATGAGGACAAATATGACCCCTCCTCCATGACCATCGTCAG TAATGCCTCCTGCACCACCAACTGCCTGGCCCCCCTGGCCAAAGTCATCAATGATAGCTTTGGCATCGAGGAGGCTCTTATG ACTACAGTCCATGCATACACAGCCACTCAGAAGACAGTGGACGGTCCCAGTGCTAAGGCATGGCGTGACGGCCGCGGTGCCCACCAGAACATCATTCCAGCCTCCACTGGTGCCGCCAAGGCAGTGGGCAAAGTCATCCCTGAACTCAACGG taAGCTGACAGGCATGGCGTTCAGGGTGCCAGTGGCTGATGTGTCAGTGGTCGACCTGACATGCCGTCTGTCCAAGCCCGCATCTTACTCTGCGATTAAGGAGGCTGTCAAGAAGGCCGCACATGGGCCCATGAAGGGAGTGCTGGGTTACACCGAGGACCAG GTGGTTTCCTCTGACTTCATCGGTGacacccactcctccatcttTGATGCTGGCGCTGGCATTGCCCTTAATGACAACTTTGTCAAGCTCATTTCCTG GTATGACAACGAGTTTGGCTACAGCCACCGTGTCGCTGACCTGCTGCTGTACATGCACTCCAAGGAGTAG